One Babylonia areolata isolate BAREFJ2019XMU chromosome 27, ASM4173473v1, whole genome shotgun sequence DNA window includes the following coding sequences:
- the LOC143301619 gene encoding uncharacterized protein LOC143301619, with translation MENTAMESESPSKAVERPPSPSTTTTPTPTPAPTVTPSTPPVSATPTTPTPGSSSAAEPGSDKGAEDGAVPGDSDSQDPTSQEDQTDKNHTSKPVTEDKQGGEEVPEASSSSSPAKAPSKPPPDTGDKKRRHEPSVEDEIREEILKKRERQEEERLKMQILVSNLSEEQLNRYEMYRRAAFPKAAVRRLMQSITGSSVSQNVVIAMSGIAKVFVGEIVEEALDVMEELGESGPLQPKHLRESFRRQRQKAIVPSTKFKKTLFTE, from the exons ATGGAGAACACAGCCATGGAATCGGAGTCCCCAAGCAAGGCTGTGGAGAGACCACCCAgtcccagcaccaccaccacacccacccccaccccagcccccaccgtcacccccagcacccctcctgtttctgccacccccaccacccccacccctgggtCCTCCAGTGCTGCAGAACCCGGCAGTGACAAGGGGGCAGAGGACGGCGCAGTGCcaggtgacagtgacagccaGGACCCCACGTCACAGGAGGACCAGACAGACAAGAATCACACCAG CAAACCGGTGACAGAAGACAAACAGGGAGGAGAGGAAGTGCCAGAAgcctccagcagcagcagccctgCCAAGGCGCCCAGCAAACCGCCGCCAGACACGGGGGACAAGAAACGCAGACACGAGCCATCAGTTGAGGATGAGATCAGGGAGGAGATTCTCAAAAAACGTGAACGCCAGGAAGAAGAACGACTCAAGATGCA AATACTGGTGTCCAACTTGTCAGAGGAACAACTGAACAGATATGAGATGTACAGACGGGCTGCGTTTCCTAAAGCTGCTGTTAGACGT TTGATGCAGTCCATCACTGGAAGCAGCGTCTCGCAGAACGTTGTCATCGCCATGTCTGGCATCGCCAAGGTCTTTGTTGGGGAAATCGTTGAAGAAG cccTGGACGTGATGGAGGAACTGGGGGAGAGTGGCCCCCTGCAGCCCAAACACCTGCGGGAGTCCTTCCGGCGCCAGAGGCAGAAGGCTATCGTGCCCAGCACCAAGTTCAAGAAGACTCTCTTCACAGAATGA
- the LOC143301618 gene encoding lysoplasmalogenase TMEM86A-like produces MTKPLNVLKSVGPKLVPFFKTVSIYFVLYGSSDSASLLSCIAKCLPIVSLIFFVLLHGMSLSEYYRYSRLILIGLIFSALGDAFLVWKESYFNFECGLLMFAVAQFNYARAFGFRPFNPYAGAVFVVLWLVVYSLINPGLHGMMEFLGPLYLTLITTMGWRAVARVQFFDDLWTWTKLCGCVGALFFIVSDLLIALDKFVMEVPYSHPLVMTTYYAAQLGISLSVVDSQVDEVIRIQTQGDNPDVIDNVKGQLENLSQHLNKENVKNKLENLSHHMDSVKENLSNKVDCVKENLSNKVDCVKENLSNKVDCVKENLSSKVDSVKENLSTKVDEVKENLSSKVDVVKDQIDVVKDHLEAFSEQLTHRFTAHRQESD; encoded by the exons CTAAAGAGCGTGGGCCCCAAGCTGGTGCCGTTCTTCAAGACGGTGTCCATCTATTTTGTGCTGTACGGCAGCAGCGACAGCGCCTCCCTGCTGTCCTGCATCGCCAAGTGTCTGCCCATCGTCTCCCtcatcttcttcgtcctcctgCACGGCATGAGCCTCAGCGAGTACTACCGCTACTCACGCCTCATCCTCATCGGCCTCATCTTCTCAGCCCTAGGGGACGCCTTTTTGGTGTGGAAGGAGAGCTACTTCAACTTTGAGTGTGGCCTGCTTATGTTTGCTGTGGCCCAGTTCAACTACGCCAGAGCGTTTGGCTTCAGACCCTTCAATCCGTACGCTGGGGCAGTGTTCGTTGTGCTGTGGCTGGTGGTGTACTCGCTTATCAATCCAG GCCTGCACGGAATGATGGAGTTTCTGGGGCCGCTCTACCtgaccctcatcaccaccatggGGTGGCGCGCCGTGGCCAGGGTCCAGTTCTTCGACGATCTGTGGACATGGACCAAGCTGTGCGGCTGTGTGGGGGCGCTGTTCTTCATCGTGTCGGACCTGCTGATCGCGCTGGACAAGTTTGTGATGGAGGtgccctactcccaccccctggTGATGACCACCTACTACGCTGCCCAGCTGGGGATCTCCCTGTCCGTGGTGGACAGCCAGGTGGACGAGGTCATCCGCATCCAGACCCAGGGGGACAACCCTGATGTCATCGACAATGTCAAGGGCCAGCTGGAGAACCTCTCTCAACACCTCAACAAGGAGAACGTCAAGAACAAGCTGGAGAACTTGTCACACCACATGGACTCTGTCAAGGAGAACCTGTCCAACAAGGTCGACTGCGTCAAGGAGAACCTGTCCAACAAGGTCGACTGCGTCAAGGAGAACCTGTCCAACAAGGTCGACTGCGTCAAGGAGAACCTGTCCAGCAAAGTAGATTCAGTCAAGGAGAATCTGTCAACCAAGGTGGATGAGGTGAAGGAGAACCTATCAAGCAAGGTGGACGTGGTGAAGGATCAGATCGACGTGGTCAAGGATCACCTGGAGGCCTTTTCTGAACAACTCACCCACCGCTTCACGGCTCACAGGCAAGAGTCAGACTGA